The nucleotide window TCTACTTAGTTAGCTAGGTAAAATTTACCACAAAGGTTTAAGGGTCGTCCGCCTTGTCCACTTGCATAGCTTCTCATTAGGGGAGGGGTGATGATGGACCAACCATTAAAAATCAAACTTAACGAAGAACAGTCAAGAAAATTTCTAAGCTTTTTCGTCAAAGAGGCCACCCAAATTGCAATAAAGAGGGCCCTAGCACAGCAAGCACAGAAGGAAAAGGCGGCTAAAACATCTTAATAGCCGCCCCACACAATGGACAAGCACTTAGCCGCTTATACAAGAAACTGCGCGAGTGGGTACGCCAAGGCAAGATTCCGCACACCAGGATCGGGCGGCGGATCATATTTAGAAAGGAGGCTCTGGATATTTGGTTTGACGAACAAGAAAAGGCATCCATGAAGGTACATTTATTAACGATCTAGAGGGGGTTTGCTAGTTGGTTAAATACTGCCCGCTATTTGGACAAGGCATCAATGGTTTAATCGAGTGCAAGCAGAGTAAATGTGCATGGTGGGTTGAGGCCCATGGCGCGTGTGTAGTTTTTGTTATTACATTAGGGGGGGTGGAGTGTAAATGCAAAAACAAAAAATCTACCACCTGCAGTACCTACCCCATAAACCAATATCTACTAAATATCGCTGGGCATGGCGTCCGGTAAATAGGGTGCAAGAGTGGCTAGAGGGTGAGGACAAGCCTGCTGGTAAGGTAATGGCGTACTCACTGCTGGCACTGGTAGGGATGTGTTTTGCCATGGCGATACTAGAGGCTGTAGCAAGATAGTAGTCAAGAGAGGTGAACACCCGATTGTCACTCTAATGGTTAAGGGGGGGGAAACCTAATGTTAGCCTTTTGTGAGAACTGCCATGAGCTGGCTGAATACACTGTCAGAGATGAACCAAAAGAAAAGATTATCAAAGGCAATAAGGTTGAATACATGGGTAAAGAGGCGTACTGCAAAGACTGTGGCAGTGAAATCTTTGTGGCCGATATACGGGATCATAATTTAAGCATGTTGGATAAGGCTTATAGGGAATGGAAGGGTTGATTACTGTTGCGGAAGTTGAACTCATAAAGAAAAAGCCCGGCTGCAACCGGACTGTGGTAAAACGATTAAGCCATTATACCACCATTAGGAGGTGGAGGCAATATGCCTAATAATTGTCCAGTGTGTTATGAGGCGTTGGATGGTCAATACTGTGCAAGTTGCTGTAAGCACTACTGCCCAATATGTCAGGGCATGATGGAGT belongs to Desulfofalx alkaliphila DSM 12257 and includes:
- a CDS encoding helix-turn-helix domain-containing protein, with the protein product MREWVRQGKIPHTRIGRRIIFRKEALDIWFDEQEKASMKVHLLTI